From Terriglobia bacterium, one genomic window encodes:
- a CDS encoding response regulator: MPKRTILAIDDEKDLIELVRYNLEKEGFQVKGALDGETGLAMALQELPDVVLVDLMLPGIDGLEVCRRLRSDSRTAGIPLIMLTAKSGESDRIVGLELGADDYVTKPFSPRELTARVRALLRRAAGRTEPPAQLRREGLLIDLDRREVTCGDEALVLTATEFRLLHFLAAHPGRVFSRGELIDNVLGRDVEVLDRTVDVHVMALRKKMGDLGDLIETVRGFGYRFRPDEESI; the protein is encoded by the coding sequence ATGCCAAAGAGAACAATCCTCGCTATAGATGACGAGAAAGATCTTATCGAATTGGTGCGCTACAACCTCGAAAAGGAAGGTTTTCAGGTTAAAGGAGCGCTTGACGGTGAGACCGGCCTGGCCATGGCGCTGCAGGAGTTGCCGGATGTGGTGCTCGTGGACCTGATGCTGCCCGGGATCGATGGCCTGGAAGTGTGCCGCCGGCTCAGGTCCGACAGCCGGACGGCGGGCATCCCGTTGATCATGCTGACCGCGAAGTCGGGCGAATCCGATCGCATCGTAGGCCTGGAGCTGGGAGCGGATGATTATGTGACCAAGCCCTTCAGCCCCCGCGAGCTGACCGCCCGGGTCAGGGCGCTGCTGCGTCGCGCGGCCGGCCGCACCGAACCTCCGGCGCAGCTTCGACGCGAGGGTCTTCTCATCGACCTGGATCGGCGTGAAGTGACCTGCGGGGATGAAGCACTTGTGCTGACTGCCACCGAGTTCCGGTTATTGCATTTTCTGGCCGCCCACCCCGGGCGCGTGTTCTCGCGCGGCGAGCTGATCGACAATGTGCTGGGGCGGGATGTTGAAGTCCTCGATCGCACCGTCGATGTTCACGTCATGGCATTGAGGAAGAAGATGGGGGATCTCGGCGACCTGATCGAGACGGTCCGCGGGTTCGGTTACAGATTTCGACCGGACGAAGAATCCATCTAG
- a CDS encoding NUDIX hydrolase, translating to MHRELLLKELAAHQPFDETERRMLARLQRFVEENPECFSPALPEGHITGAAWILDFAREHVLLTHHLKLDKWLQLGGHAEGETHPLAVALREAREESGLTGIRPLSDRIFDVDVHLIPARECRPEHFHYDIRYLMEADRDLPLRVSSESKALSWVKLIEIRHWSSEESITRMAAKSLRFFPG from the coding sequence ATGCACAGAGAGTTGCTGCTGAAAGAATTGGCTGCCCATCAGCCATTTGATGAGACCGAGCGCCGGATGCTGGCGCGGTTGCAGCGCTTCGTGGAGGAGAACCCGGAGTGCTTTTCTCCCGCGCTGCCGGAGGGACACATCACAGGCGCAGCGTGGATCCTGGATTTCGCGCGCGAGCATGTGTTGCTTACGCATCACCTCAAGCTCGACAAGTGGCTTCAACTCGGCGGCCACGCGGAGGGAGAGACGCATCCGCTGGCCGTCGCGCTGCGCGAGGCCCGCGAGGAATCCGGGCTGACCGGGATCCGCCCTCTGTCGGACAGGATCTTCGATGTGGACGTTCACCTGATCCCGGCCCGGGAATGCCGGCCGGAACATTTCCATTACGATATCCGCTACCTGATGGAAGCCGATCGCGACCTCCCGCTGCGAGTGAGCAGCGAGTCCAAGGCATTGTCCTGGGTGAAGCTCATCGAAATCCGCCATTGGTCCAGCGAAGAATCTATCACACGCATGGCGGCAAAATCGCTCCGGTTCTTTCCGGGTTGA
- a CDS encoding OmcA/MtrC family decaheme c-type cytochrome: MKTSNKTPKIVMMSVLFFLVATYAIVAQVRARNDGTEPVLQRGAQARTVLQDTDSALSVARSGGLAHAAVQASHTSLSSGEQTNPALQNDAQAYSASEKAYYLSANEVAYIRPGLNFTILGVTIPADRRPVATIKITDNGGQPLDRSGILTPGSVSASFILAYLPPSTAKVTDYVDYSTRNSTANGITMAQAGTDSGGAYTPSGLNDGVYTYRFGTTLPANYNTAATHTLGIYATRDLTEFGLSLYVSNVTKDFVPNGSAVTQIHQIVLTKNSCNDTCHDPLSAHGSTGRQAVEICILCHTQQTTNVQTGNTADMKVMIHKIHRGSSLPSVVAGGTYQFITSHGTSDFSGVAFPQDIRNCDTCHTAGAQVNAWMLQPSIEACGSCHDDINFATGLNHVAGAYTDNSQCASCHQPQGQFEFDASVAGAHTVPYKSTQLLNPTVKVLSITNTAPGQNPVMQFTITDKNKNLLAPSLFTGSGRTLRVNIAGPTTDYLSTTRASETITNFPVYVNGVATYTFKYTIPATATGTWVMETEARLASPLVKNGDPKILTANQTDAAPNTVTYVAVTDKTPVERRTIVSIDKCNQCHEALGTGSFDNSTFHGGGRNQIVCGICHNPGFLAGSGAAATPISFQVMVHRIHTGENLINPYVVGGTNFQEVLYPGDRRNCAKCHVGTSYQVPLPATNIAVATPNWYWTPTQPIAAACLACHDSVSTAAHAFLNTTTFGGSAVTAESCPVCHKEGADFAVTQVHAR; encoded by the coding sequence ATGAAAACCAGTAACAAGACCCCGAAGATAGTAATGATGTCGGTACTGTTCTTCCTGGTCGCTACTTACGCGATTGTTGCTCAGGTTCGAGCAAGGAATGACGGGACTGAGCCTGTCTTGCAGCGGGGTGCGCAGGCACGAACTGTTTTGCAGGATACGGATTCAGCCCTGTCTGTGGCGCGGAGCGGTGGCCTCGCCCACGCTGCGGTGCAGGCGTCCCACACGTCTTTGTCGAGTGGGGAACAGACCAATCCGGCCCTGCAGAACGATGCCCAGGCCTATTCTGCTTCAGAGAAGGCCTACTACCTTTCTGCGAATGAAGTTGCATACATCCGCCCCGGGCTCAACTTCACGATACTGGGCGTGACCATTCCTGCAGACCGCCGCCCGGTGGCTACGATCAAGATCACCGACAATGGCGGACAGCCGCTCGATCGTTCCGGGATATTGACACCAGGCAGCGTCAGCGCCAGTTTCATCCTGGCATATTTGCCTCCGAGCACAGCGAAGGTCACGGACTATGTCGACTACAGCACCCGGAACAGCACCGCGAACGGCATAACAATGGCCCAGGCGGGCACGGATTCGGGGGGAGCCTATACGCCCTCGGGCCTGAATGATGGTGTTTATACTTACAGGTTCGGCACCACGCTGCCCGCCAACTATAATACCGCGGCGACGCACACGCTCGGCATCTACGCCACGCGCGACCTTACGGAGTTCGGCCTCAGCCTGTATGTATCGAACGTGACCAAGGATTTCGTCCCAAACGGCTCGGCGGTCACCCAGATCCATCAGATTGTGCTGACAAAGAACTCCTGTAATGACACCTGCCACGATCCGCTGTCCGCCCACGGTTCGACGGGACGGCAGGCCGTGGAGATCTGTATTCTGTGCCACACTCAACAAACCACAAATGTCCAGACGGGCAATACTGCGGACATGAAGGTGATGATTCACAAGATCCACAGGGGCTCCAGCCTGCCCAGCGTTGTGGCGGGCGGTACCTATCAGTTCATCACCAGCCACGGCACCTCCGACTTCTCCGGGGTAGCCTTCCCGCAGGACATCCGCAACTGCGACACATGCCATACAGCCGGGGCGCAGGTTAACGCCTGGATGTTGCAGCCCAGCATCGAAGCGTGCGGATCATGCCATGATGACATCAACTTCGCCACCGGCTTGAACCACGTAGCCGGAGCCTACACCGACAATTCGCAGTGCGCTTCCTGCCATCAGCCGCAGGGGCAGTTCGAATTTGACGCATCGGTAGCGGGGGCTCATACGGTTCCCTACAAATCGACGCAGCTCCTGAACCCCACGGTCAAGGTACTCAGCATCACCAACACCGCTCCGGGCCAGAACCCGGTCATGCAGTTCACGATCACCGACAAGAATAAAAACTTGTTGGCACCGTCACTGTTTACCGGCTCCGGCAGGACCCTGAGGGTCAACATTGCCGGCCCGACCACCGATTATCTGAGCACGACGCGGGCATCCGAGACCATTACCAACTTCCCTGTCTATGTCAACGGTGTCGCAACCTACACATTCAAATATACGATTCCAGCCACCGCCACAGGCACTTGGGTGATGGAAACGGAAGCGCGCCTGGCTTCGCCCTTGGTAAAGAACGGCGATCCCAAGATCCTGACCGCCAATCAAACCGATGCCGCGCCGAATACGGTGACCTACGTCGCCGTCACGGATAAGACCCCGGTGGAGAGGCGCACGATCGTGTCGATTGACAAATGCAACCAATGTCATGAAGCGCTGGGGACGGGAAGCTTCGACAACTCCACATTCCATGGCGGCGGCCGCAACCAGATCGTGTGCGGCATCTGCCATAATCCGGGATTTCTGGCGGGATCGGGCGCGGCGGCCACGCCCATTTCCTTCCAGGTTATGGTCCACAGGATCCATACCGGAGAGAATCTGATCAATCCCTATGTCGTTGGCGGCACGAACTTCCAGGAAGTCCTCTATCCTGGGGATCGGCGCAACTGTGCTAAATGCCATGTGGGCACTTCTTATCAGGTGCCACTGCCGGCCACCAATATCGCCGTAGCTACGCCCAATTGGTATTGGACTCCGACACAGCCGATCGCGGCAGCCTGTCTGGCATGCCATGACTCCGTTTCGACGGCAGCCCATGCATTCCTCAACACCACCACCTTCGGTGGTAGCGCCGTAACAGCCGAGTCCTGCCCGGTATGTCATAAGGAAGGCGCAGACTTCGCAGTCACACAAGTCCACGCTCGCTAG
- a CDS encoding DmsE family decaheme c-type cytochrome: MTLSRGSKLLLLFAAFVIGALAGNPGGLLAGASPQQSGTTMQDCAACHEDVVNAFAKNTHDVLEKSPLYKVANPCESCHGPGKAHIDGGGDKSKTIGFKGKAFKSYNQQCLACHKKDHEVTGFGASTHAKQGLNCADCHSAHKAAPLTSMLKERTSNLCMSCHTQQKTDFSKPFHHRVKENAIECTDCHQPHSGIDRRQLRSSFSGQEICFKCHNEKQGPFVFEHPGIRMRGCQGCHEPHGSNNPKMLVRSTMTALCLECHATNPVSTRVFTSQPPSFHNLNSPTFQNCTTCHVMIHGSNFDRLFFK; encoded by the coding sequence ATGACACTTTCGCGCGGTTCGAAATTGCTGCTCCTGTTCGCAGCTTTCGTGATCGGGGCTCTGGCCGGCAATCCGGGTGGGTTGCTGGCCGGGGCCTCACCCCAGCAATCCGGAACCACCATGCAGGACTGCGCCGCTTGTCACGAGGACGTTGTCAACGCATTCGCCAAAAATACGCACGACGTCCTCGAGAAGAGCCCGCTCTATAAGGTCGCCAACCCCTGCGAATCCTGCCACGGCCCCGGCAAGGCTCACATTGATGGCGGCGGCGATAAATCCAAGACCATCGGTTTCAAAGGCAAGGCCTTCAAGTCGTACAACCAGCAGTGCCTGGCCTGCCATAAAAAGGATCACGAGGTCACCGGCTTCGGCGCCAGCACCCATGCCAAGCAGGGGCTGAACTGCGCCGACTGCCACAGCGCCCACAAGGCCGCTCCCCTGACTTCCATGTTGAAGGAGCGGACCAGCAATCTGTGCATGAGTTGCCACACCCAGCAGAAGACCGATTTTTCGAAGCCGTTCCATCACAGGGTGAAGGAAAACGCGATCGAGTGCACCGACTGCCATCAGCCCCACAGCGGCATCGACCGCCGGCAGCTTCGTTCCAGCTTCTCCGGCCAGGAGATCTGCTTCAAATGCCACAACGAAAAACAGGGGCCCTTTGTCTTTGAGCATCCTGGCATCAGGATGCGCGGCTGCCAGGGTTGCCACGAGCCTCACGGCTCCAACAATCCCAAAATGCTGGTGCGCTCCACCATGACCGCCCTGTGCCTGGAGTGCCACGCCACGAACCCGGTGAGCACCCGAGTCTTTACGTCGCAGCCGCCGTCGTTCCACAACCTGAACAGCCCAACGTTCCAGAATTGCACCACCTGTCACGTGATGATCCACGGCTCCAATTTTGATCGCTTGTTTTTCAAATAG
- a CDS encoding PAS domain S-box protein codes for MKKVAAGKPGWCLWSISGRECELEQASLDAIFTTDPKGQVMSCSAAASDLLGLLPGEAVGRHVSSIYADGIAEARRVMQRLRKEGRFRGYLTSLLSSAGRRIPIVLSASAITNHAGEIVGTLGVAHNLSELRRLEDELTTKNRFMANILQDSADAIMTMDPEDNITSWNRGAEAIFGYSAAEMVGRSVSIIVPPDLREARELDHLREKFRALGVVRNHQTERITKDGRRIQVIFTRTAIRDEIGNIVGSSSVLKDVTTDRNMERQLADAEHLATLGELSAGLAHEIKNPLAGIKGAIEVIRESIPTSDVHREILGDVLHEVNRIDKIVRDLLNYAKPKPPAHSDIDLAEMAQRIVAMVEKSSKNDALFIRLHKLTRIPGFTGDETQLEQVLLNLLLNAQKAMPGGGPIDVRLSHDPVEGVVCFEVEDHGSGISEEVRKKLFQPFFTTRTDGTGLGLATCMKNVQYHGGSIEVHSEAGRGARFVVTLPLVSHL; via the coding sequence ATGAAAAAGGTTGCTGCTGGCAAGCCCGGGTGGTGTCTGTGGTCGATCAGCGGGAGGGAATGCGAACTCGAACAGGCTTCCCTTGACGCCATTTTCACCACGGACCCGAAAGGGCAGGTTATGTCATGCAGTGCGGCAGCGAGCGATTTGCTGGGCCTGCTTCCGGGCGAAGCGGTCGGCCGGCACGTCAGCTCAATTTACGCGGACGGAATTGCGGAGGCACGCCGCGTAATGCAGCGGCTCAGGAAGGAAGGACGCTTCCGCGGCTACCTGACCAGCCTGCTGTCGTCGGCGGGGCGCAGAATTCCGATCGTGCTGTCGGCCTCCGCCATCACAAACCACGCCGGCGAGATCGTCGGCACACTGGGCGTGGCCCACAACCTGAGTGAACTCCGGCGGCTCGAGGACGAGCTCACCACCAAGAACCGTTTCATGGCCAACATCCTCCAGGACTCGGCGGATGCCATTATGACGATGGACCCGGAAGACAACATCACTTCCTGGAACCGGGGTGCGGAGGCGATCTTCGGTTACAGCGCCGCCGAGATGGTGGGCAGATCCGTGAGCATCATCGTTCCTCCCGACCTGCGCGAAGCGCGGGAATTGGATCACCTCAGGGAAAAGTTCCGGGCGCTGGGCGTGGTCCGCAATCATCAGACAGAGCGCATCACCAAAGACGGACGGCGCATCCAGGTAATCTTCACGCGCACCGCAATCCGTGATGAAATTGGGAACATTGTGGGCAGCTCTTCCGTGCTCAAGGATGTCACCACGGACCGTAACATGGAGCGCCAGCTCGCTGATGCCGAACACCTGGCGACGCTCGGCGAGCTGTCCGCCGGGCTCGCTCATGAGATCAAGAATCCCCTCGCAGGGATCAAGGGAGCCATAGAGGTCATCCGGGAATCAATCCCGACAAGCGACGTTCACCGGGAAATTCTCGGCGACGTGCTGCATGAGGTTAATCGCATCGACAAGATCGTGCGCGATCTGTTGAACTATGCCAAGCCGAAACCCCCGGCGCACTCCGACATTGATCTCGCCGAAATGGCGCAGCGCATCGTGGCGATGGTTGAGAAATCCTCCAAAAACGACGCGCTCTTCATTCGGCTGCACAAGCTGACCCGCATTCCCGGGTTCACCGGCGACGAGACCCAGCTCGAACAGGTGTTGCTGAACCTGTTGCTGAACGCGCAGAAAGCGATGCCTGGTGGAGGGCCCATCGATGTCAGGCTCTCGCACGATCCAGTCGAGGGGGTGGTGTGCTTCGAGGTTGAAGACCACGGGTCGGGAATTTCGGAAGAGGTGCGCAAGAAGTTGTTCCAGCCCTTTTTCACGACTCGAACCGACGGGACCGGATTGGGGCTGGCAACCTGCATGAAAAACGTGCAATATCATGGTGGTTCCATCGAGGTACATAGTGAAGCAGGGCGCGGAGCGAGATTCGTGGTGACGCTGCCTCTGGTTTCTCACCTCTAG
- a CDS encoding sigma-54 dependent transcriptional regulator, whose translation MPKETILVVDDERLVRWSLQQKLEQWGYHVSLAEDGATALGRVQLDNPDLITLDVKLPDMTGIEVLSELRKRNVQVPVILITAFGVVDDAVRSLKLGAYDFIEKPINFEKLENSLRNAFETRRLRTEVAHTHEIQRSEFSVEHIIGASPHMREVVELIKKLAASEASTILIQGESGTGKDLVAHAIHYESARRDRPFYAINCAAIPENLMESELFGHEKGAFTDARTQKRGMFEMADGGSLFLDEISEMTLGMQAKLLRVLEGQSFRRVGGVKNITVDVRVVVASNRNLEEGVRNSRFRQDLYFRLAIIPVTLLPLRVHKEDIPPLLDHFIREYNQKFHKNIQGLTKEAEDLLMNYDWPGNVRELRNAIERVMILAEGNRVAAKYLPIRISEGGILPVPMSEGSEDGSIRLPPGGTSLYDVERELIRQALEQSRGNKTTAAKLLRITRDTLRYKVKKYRLE comes from the coding sequence ATGCCCAAGGAAACCATTCTTGTCGTTGATGATGAGCGCCTGGTACGCTGGTCGCTCCAGCAGAAGCTGGAACAGTGGGGCTATCATGTAAGCCTGGCCGAGGACGGCGCCACAGCGCTCGGGCGCGTGCAACTGGACAACCCGGACCTGATCACGCTCGACGTGAAGCTTCCGGATATGACCGGCATCGAAGTCCTTTCGGAGCTGAGGAAACGCAATGTCCAGGTCCCGGTCATCCTGATCACTGCATTCGGCGTGGTCGACGATGCCGTTCGCAGCCTCAAGCTCGGCGCCTACGACTTTATCGAAAAACCCATCAACTTCGAGAAACTCGAGAACTCGCTCCGCAACGCGTTCGAGACGCGCCGGCTGCGCACCGAGGTCGCGCACACCCATGAAATTCAGCGCAGCGAGTTCAGTGTAGAGCACATCATCGGCGCGTCCCCTCACATGCGGGAAGTTGTGGAACTGATCAAGAAGCTCGCCGCCAGCGAAGCCTCCACGATCCTCATCCAGGGGGAGAGCGGCACAGGCAAGGACCTCGTGGCCCACGCCATCCATTATGAATCCGCGCGCCGGGACCGACCGTTCTACGCCATCAATTGCGCTGCCATTCCCGAGAACCTGATGGAGTCCGAGCTGTTCGGCCATGAGAAGGGAGCCTTTACCGACGCCCGCACACAGAAGAGGGGCATGTTTGAGATGGCCGACGGCGGCTCCCTCTTCCTGGACGAAATCAGTGAAATGACCCTTGGCATGCAGGCCAAACTGCTGCGCGTTCTGGAAGGCCAGTCATTCCGAAGGGTTGGAGGAGTAAAGAACATCACCGTCGATGTCCGGGTGGTCGTCGCTTCAAACCGGAACCTGGAGGAAGGCGTGCGCAATTCCCGGTTCCGCCAGGACCTTTACTTCCGCCTGGCGATCATCCCCGTTACCCTGCTGCCGCTGAGAGTTCACAAAGAGGACATCCCGCCCCTTCTGGACCACTTCATCCGCGAATACAACCAGAAATTCCACAAAAACATCCAGGGCCTCACGAAAGAGGCCGAGGATCTGCTGATGAATTACGACTGGCCGGGAAATGTCCGGGAACTCCGCAACGCCATCGAGAGGGTGATGATTCTGGCCGAGGGCAACCGCGTAGCGGCCAAATATCTCCCCATCCGCATCTCCGAAGGCGGCATCCTCCCCGTGCCCATGAGCGAGGGATCGGAGGACGGAAGCATCCGCCTGCCCCCCGGGGGAACCTCGCTGTATGATGTGGAACGAGAGTTGATACGGCAGGCCCTGGAGCAGTCTCGCGGCAACAAGACGACGGCGGCAAAGCTGCTGCGCATCACCCGCGACACCCTGCGCTACAAGGTCAAGAAGTACCGCCTCGAATAG
- a CDS encoding glycosyltransferase family 2 protein, with the protein MPESFRLSVIIPAYNEELRLPGTLRDVGAFLAAQPYESEVIVVDDGSTDGTAQSACACTAVKALRLIRHPDGANHGKGAAVRRGMLEARGKFRIFMDADNSTTIDQIAGLWPWFDQGYDLVIGSRKKRGARVEVHQARYKELAGRLGNLVIRLLVAPGIEDTQAGFKMFTRRSAEAVFSRQTIDRWGYDFELLAIARQLGYRTREVPIVWVNAPGSKVRLGSYLEVLSEVWHVRRNVKSGVYLRSAK; encoded by the coding sequence ATGCCAGAGAGCTTCCGCCTTTCGGTGATCATTCCAGCCTACAACGAAGAGTTGCGGCTACCCGGGACGCTGCGTGACGTGGGCGCTTTCCTCGCCGCGCAGCCCTATGAGTCGGAAGTCATCGTGGTCGATGACGGCTCGACGGACGGGACCGCACAATCGGCGTGCGCATGCACTGCCGTGAAGGCGCTGCGCCTGATCCGGCACCCCGATGGCGCCAATCACGGCAAAGGCGCGGCCGTGCGGCGCGGCATGCTGGAAGCCCGCGGGAAATTCCGCATTTTCATGGATGCAGATAACTCCACGACTATCGACCAGATAGCCGGCCTCTGGCCCTGGTTCGATCAGGGGTACGATCTGGTCATCGGTTCGCGCAAGAAACGGGGCGCCCGCGTCGAAGTGCATCAGGCCCGGTATAAAGAACTCGCCGGCCGTTTGGGCAACCTGGTCATTCGCCTGCTCGTGGCTCCCGGGATCGAGGACACGCAGGCGGGATTCAAGATGTTCACGCGCCGCTCCGCCGAAGCGGTCTTCTCCCGACAGACCATCGACCGTTGGGGGTATGATTTCGAACTCCTCGCGATTGCGCGGCAGCTCGGCTACCGGACACGCGAGGTCCCGATCGTGTGGGTCAACGCACCGGGAAGCAAAGTACGCTTGGGTTCCTACCTTGAAGTGCTGAGCGAAGTCTGGCATGTCCGGCGCAACGTTAAATCGGGCGTATATCTGCGATCCGCAAAATAA
- the larA gene encoding nickel-dependent lactate racemase yields the protein MTVKLQYGAGWIEVDVPAGDVTVLEPKFVEGLQDEEQGFIAAVRDPIESRPMRDLVSPAERLALVIPDITRPLATDRLLRWTLKELSHIPDRRITIINGTGSHRANTNAELASMVGNGLLARVRVVNHTAHDPATVVPAGKTPDGRTVLLNREYVEADRRIVLGFIEPHFMAGFSGGYKGIFPALADIDSIMHYHRASVIGDPCSTWGQLEGNPTQEQVRANGSLLPVDFCINVTQNRNRCITGFFCGAVPAAHRRGCEFARATAMVACERSYPIVVTSNSGYPLDQNLYQSVKGMSAAAQIVSQGGLILTAAECRDGFPAHGNFRKLMCEHDSPAAILRTILAPGFSLYDQWEAQMLAQILMRARVGLYSTIAPDDVQRAHLEPVADIEAYLQAEQRRIGTGAPVAVIPEGPMTIPYLESRD from the coding sequence ATGACAGTGAAACTCCAATATGGTGCGGGCTGGATCGAGGTGGACGTCCCCGCGGGGGACGTCACGGTGCTGGAACCGAAGTTTGTGGAAGGGCTGCAGGACGAGGAGCAGGGCTTCATCGCCGCAGTCCGCGATCCGATTGAGTCGCGCCCGATGCGGGATCTGGTCAGCCCGGCAGAGCGGTTGGCGCTGGTCATCCCCGACATCACGCGGCCGCTCGCGACCGACCGGTTGCTGCGCTGGACTCTCAAGGAATTGTCCCACATCCCCGACCGGAGAATTACCATCATCAACGGCACCGGGTCTCATCGCGCCAACACGAACGCGGAGCTCGCCTCCATGGTCGGTAACGGCCTCCTGGCAAGGGTCCGCGTCGTCAACCACACGGCGCACGATCCGGCAACGGTGGTGCCGGCCGGAAAGACGCCCGACGGGCGCACCGTCCTGTTGAACCGGGAGTATGTGGAGGCCGACCGCCGGATCGTGCTGGGATTCATCGAGCCTCATTTCATGGCCGGGTTTTCCGGCGGTTACAAGGGGATCTTTCCGGCGCTGGCCGACATCGACTCCATCATGCACTATCACCGGGCTTCCGTGATCGGCGACCCGTGCAGCACCTGGGGGCAGCTCGAGGGGAACCCTACCCAGGAGCAGGTCAGGGCCAACGGCTCGCTTCTGCCGGTGGATTTTTGCATCAATGTGACTCAAAACCGCAATCGCTGCATCACGGGCTTTTTCTGCGGTGCCGTGCCGGCCGCGCATCGCCGCGGGTGCGAATTTGCCAGGGCGACCGCCATGGTGGCGTGCGAGCGATCTTACCCCATCGTGGTGACCAGCAACAGCGGCTACCCGCTGGATCAGAATCTCTATCAATCGGTGAAAGGGATGTCGGCGGCGGCACAGATTGTGAGCCAGGGCGGCCTCATTCTGACGGCAGCCGAATGCCGGGATGGGTTTCCCGCGCACGGCAATTTTCGCAAGCTGATGTGCGAACACGATTCGCCGGCCGCGATTTTGCGCACGATTCTGGCGCCGGGTTTCTCGCTTTATGATCAGTGGGAAGCCCAGATGCTGGCGCAGATCCTCATGAGAGCCCGTGTCGGTCTCTACAGCACTATTGCGCCGGACGACGTGCAGCGCGCCCACCTGGAGCCGGTAGCGGATATCGAGGCGTACCTGCAGGCGGAGCAGCGGCGCATCGGCACAGGCGCGCCGGTGGCCGTGATTCCCGAGGGACCCATGACCATTCCGTACCTGGAGTCCCGGGATTGA
- a CDS encoding class I fructose-bisphosphate aldolase, giving the protein MRASEGASISKIEELLGDKARYYLDHKCRTVPKEQLHLPGPDFIDRIWLCSDRPAPVLRSLQTMLDHGRLRDTGYLSILPVDQGIEHSGGASFAPNPIYFDGENIVKLAIEGGCNAVASTLGVLGSICRKYAHKIPFIVKINHNEFLSYPNSYDQIMFASVRQAFGMGAVAVGATIYFGSAESKRQIQEVSQAFHEAHQLGMATVLWCYMRNPAFDKKKEGGPDYHVAADLTGQANHLGVTIEADIIKQKSPENNGGFEALKFGKTSKKVYTELATDHPIDMTRYQVINCYMGRAGLINSGGASSGASDLAEAVTTAVTNKRAGGMGLISGRKAFQRPMKDGVAILNAIQDVYLCKEITLA; this is encoded by the coding sequence ATGCGGGCAAGTGAAGGTGCGTCAATTTCCAAAATCGAAGAGTTGCTCGGTGACAAGGCTCGTTATTACCTGGATCACAAATGCAGGACCGTACCGAAGGAGCAGCTGCATCTCCCCGGGCCGGATTTCATCGACCGCATCTGGCTCTGCAGCGACCGGCCTGCCCCCGTGCTGCGCAGTCTGCAGACAATGCTGGACCATGGCAGGCTTCGGGATACGGGATATCTCTCCATTCTGCCTGTGGATCAAGGCATTGAGCATTCCGGAGGCGCGTCGTTTGCTCCCAATCCGATCTACTTTGACGGTGAGAACATCGTGAAGCTGGCGATCGAAGGGGGGTGCAATGCCGTGGCCTCCACGCTGGGAGTACTCGGATCGATATGCCGCAAGTACGCGCACAAGATTCCCTTCATCGTCAAGATCAACCACAACGAGTTCCTCTCATATCCAAATTCCTACGACCAGATCATGTTCGCGAGTGTGCGGCAGGCCTTCGGGATGGGCGCCGTCGCGGTGGGCGCCACCATTTATTTCGGCTCCGCGGAGTCGAAGCGCCAGATTCAGGAAGTAAGCCAGGCGTTCCATGAGGCGCACCAGTTGGGCATGGCGACCGTCCTTTGGTGCTACATGCGCAACCCGGCGTTCGACAAAAAGAAGGAAGGCGGCCCGGACTACCATGTGGCGGCGGACCTGACGGGCCAGGCCAACCACCTCGGTGTCACCATCGAAGCGGACATCATCAAGCAGAAATCGCCGGAGAACAACGGCGGCTTTGAAGCCCTGAAGTTCGGCAAGACGAGCAAAAAGGTCTACACGGAGCTGGCCACGGATCACCCGATCGACATGACACGTTACCAGGTGATCAATTGCTACATGGGCCGGGCAGGACTGATCAATTCCGGCGGCGCCAGCTCGGGTGCCAGCGACCTTGCCGAGGCGGTCACGACCGCAGTTACCAACAAGCGCGCGGGCGGCATGGGCTTGATTTCCGGTCGGAAGGCCTTCCAGCGTCCCATGAAAGACGGCGTTGCGATTCTGAACGCCATCCAGGACGTGTATCTCTGCAAAGAAATAACCCTCGCTTAG